The DNA sequence GCAGGAGTAATAACAATAGGAGCTTCTGATGGGAATGATAAAAAAGTGTCATTTTCAAATTCATCAAGAAATTTATCAGTTGTTGCTCCAGGAAAAATGATATTATCCGTTGGAAATGCTGATGAAGGAGTTAATTATTATAGATATATGAGTGGAACTTCTATGGCAACGCCTTTTGTTACAGGATTAGCTGGATATGTATTGACATTTAATCCATATTTAACACCTGCGGAATTAAAAGAAGTAATAGAACAAAATGCAGATGATATATATCCAGAAATTTATGGAAAAGGGTATGATGTAGATACAGGATATGGAAGAGTAAATGTTTATAAAACAATAAAAGCAGTTATAAATAATGATATAACACCAGTGTATAGTGAACATAGCTTAAAAATAACATTACAAAATATACATCCATATTTTGCTTCAAAAGGTTTGCCTAACCCAGTAATTCCTAATAATGGAGTATATTTATATACTAAAGAAGGAAAATTTGTAGCAACAGGACAAACGAATGATGATGGAGTTATATCATTTAATATGCTAAAACCGGGAGAATATAGAGCAGTATCAACAATTCAAGGGGAACTAGTTGCAAAAGATATAACATTTGATGGGACAAAAGATTTAGCAGAACAATTGGATATAAGTAAATTAATTTGGTATATACAAACTTTAAAAAATGAGAGTGGAAATTGTGAAAAGACAGATACAATTATATCGATACTTGATAGTACTGGAACTGAATTAAAAACATATGATCAAAATACACTTGATACATTAGCATATGAATTTCCAAAAGCAGGAACATATTATATAAAAATATCTAAATATGAAAATGCAGTTGGAGAATATGCGTTAAAGATATCTACAAATCCAGAAAAGAAAGATGCAGTAGTATCAGGGGCAGCAATAATGGTTAGTGGTGATGATAATTATGAAGATAATGATGATATTGCAAATGCAACATCAGTTGAAGTAGAAAAAGTATATAATTTATATTTAGATGATGATGATTATTTTAAATTGGATATAACAGCTGACCAAGCTAAAAATTAAAAAAAGGAGAGTGGGACATTGAAAAAGAATAGTTTGATAATATTTATAATGATAATATTCTCTCTTGTATCTTTTGCAGATGAAAATAAGTTAAAATTAAATGGTTATATAGAATATAATCTATTAAATTATACAACAGAAGATGATAAAATAGGAGTAGGAGATATAGGAGATAGTGATTTTAGTTTTCAATTAAATTATAAATTTAATGAAAATTTAAATATGAATACAGTTTTAGAAACAGGAAATAAAGTTAGTTTATCTATATTTGGAAAAGTTAGTGATAAAATATCTGCTAATACTAAATTAGGTTTATATCCTACAGGAAAAGATGAGGATATGAATGATATAAATTTTCTTAATATAATTGAAGATGAAGATACTTATTTTAATTATGCTTCAAAATTAGGAAAATTAACTTTTTATCCATATAAAGCACCTATTAATATAGGAAATAATTTAACTTTAAGTGTAGTAGAAGATGCCCCAGGAGTAAAATATGGAATATCTAAAAATGGAGTAAATTTAGAGTCTATTATAGCAATAAATAACAGCCAAAAAGATTTAACTGGAGATGAATCAGATGCATATCAAATGAAAGTTAGTGGAGACTATACAGGGAAAAAACTAAATGTCAAATTAAGTGGATATTATAATACAAGAGAATATAATGCAGATTTATTTGACAATAAAAATATATATTCTAAATATGCGATTAATGGAGATGTAAAATATAATTATAATGAAAAAATAAATTTAGAAGTAGAAGGTTTATATAATTATATAGATTTATCAATGTTGAATAATAAAGTAATAGATGATAATAAACTAAAAGAAGATTTAAAAGGCTTAGCTTTATATGGAAAAGTAACAATAGATAAATTATATGGGACTTTAAAATATATAGGGAAAAATAGTGTTTTAGATGATGATTTTTCTTGGGAAAAAGTAAGAGCTTCATCAATATTAACAACAGTAGGATTAAAAACTAATATAGAAAAAAATATGTATTTGAATTTGGAATATGGTTATGATATAACTGGACATAATAAATATTTTAAAGATGAAAAGGGAAAAGTAACAAGATATGATAGATATACTTTAAGTAGTATAGTAGGAATAAAGTTTTAGTTTTAAAGAGTAGCTATTTAGCTACTCTTTTTTTCTGTTATAAAAATTTAAAATTTATGACAAAATAAAAATAATTTGAAACTTTTCTTTAATATGGTATAATTGATAAATAGAAAATCAAAAGAAAAAAAGATTAGCTGAAGATAATAAAATAAGAATAAGAAAAATTAAAAAGATATTATATTAATCAATGCTATGATATGATATTTCTTTAAAAGAATTACATCCTAAAAGGAGATAATAGGTGAATAATATGAAAAAAATTATAATTATATGTTTTTATATACTATTTTCAATATTAAGTTTTGGGACAGAAAACTATATTCATGGAAAAGTAATATTAAAAAATATGAATGATAGTAGTGAAATATCAGTTAAATTATATTCTGAAAATAAAACAGTATATAAAACTTATACAAATTCAAGAGGAATATTTTTTATGAAAAACATTCCAAATGGAGATTATAAATTAAAAATTAATTACAGAGATATAAAAATAGAAAAAGATATAAAGAAAATAATTTCAAAGCAGAACATAGGAACTATTTTTATAAAACCAATTTCAAAAGATTATAATATCTATTTTTTCTCATATTTTATAGTCTTTATAACAATTATTTTGAATTTTTTTATTAGATATTATATAAAAAAAGGTGTAACTATTCCTAAAAAAAATATAATTCTAATTTCAATAGATTTTTTTAATTTTTATTTTATACTTAGTTTATCAAGTATGATAGTGGCCTTTTTTAATGAAAAGATTGCTGTGAAAATCAATTCAATTGAATCTATTGGGACTATTTTTATAATTTTATTTATGTATAAATTTTTTATAAATTATCCAGTAGAGAGAGGAAATAAATTTACAAAATTAATATTTAATTTAGCTTTAATATCACTATTTTATGTTTGTATAACTCAATTAGCATTAATTTTTTCAAAAGTAAATATCATAAAATTTGAATTTAATGATATTTATAATAGAGTGTATAATGCTGCATTTTTCTTATGGGATATTGTACCACTTTTTTTAATATTGGTTTTACTTATATATATGATTAAAAATATTAGAGAATATAAAAATAAAAAAGAAGCTGAAATTAGTAAATTTTTTATTAAAATAGGTGTTGTGATTTTTTCTTTAATATTTTTTGGAAGTGCTTTAATGAATAGAGTTTTTAATGTTCCTTTTAACGATTTTTCGAGATTTATATTTCCGTTGGTAGATATAATTTTATTTTGGGGAATATTAACAGGTGCATTTGGATTTAGATATCAAAAAAGATATAAAATGTTTACAAAAATATTTTATGAAGTTTTAAATTATTTGATTATATTGTTATTTCTTTTATATATTATGAACTACATAAAATTGGATTTAGTAATAATTGTAATGTTAATATTTATTTTAAAAGGTGCATTAGATTATATCAAATATTTTTTTGAAAAAAGAGCATATATAGAGCATAAAAAATTAATAAGAAAACTTGAAGTGGCAGAAAATATATTAATATTTAAGAAAATATTAGAAAAAGATTTATTTAAAATATTAAAAGTAAATAAAATAAAAATAGTAACTAAAGATGAGATAAATAAAAAAACATTAGAAAATATATACAATAATGAAAAACTAATTAATTTAGAAAAAAGTGATGATGATTTTTCATTATTATTAAAAATAGGAGATACAACTAATACAGTAGGTGCAATATATTTTGGAGATAAATTAAATGGTGATTTTTTTAAGAGAAGAGAGATAGATTTTTTGGAGGAATTAGGAGAAGAGATAGAGATATTATTGAATAATCTGCTTTTAAATAATGAAAAAAACATTATAGAAAAATCAAGAATAGAAAAAGAGATAAAAAAAGAGCTGTTAGATTTTAAAGATATAATTTTTTATATTAAATCATATGTTAAATTAATAAAAAAAGAGAGTAAAAATCCAAAAATAGCAAAATACTGTGAAATAATACTGGAAAAAATTGAAAAAAATAATAGTTAAAGGTAGTGAAATTCTATGGGAAAAATTGGAATAATAAAAGATATACAATTTTATTTACTTTTGGAAAATATAAATATTAAGTTATCTTTTTTTGAATTTGAAAAGGGAGATAGTTTTTTTTATGAAATTGATAATAGCGATATTGAAGTTTTATTAATTCCAGAAAATTTAGATAATCTATATTTTATATTATCAAAATTAAAAGAGATGGGAATTATATTAATTGTATTTGGAAATAATATTGATGGAAAAATTTTAAGAGATCTTTATAATTTCGGATTAATAAATAACTATATTGAGAAAGAGGAATATTTGAGTATTGAAAAAGTTATTGAAAATGAAAAAAAGAAAATAAAGAGAAAAAAGAATTTTTTTGTAAAAGTAGATGATGGAAAAGAGGTTTTAATAGAAATAGATAAAATTGAATATATAATTTATGATAGAAACAGGAGAAAAAGTATATTGTATTTTGGAAATGAAGAGTATTATATTGGAAAAAATTTATCTGAATTAGAAAAGTATTTTCAACTTTTCAATTTTTTAATAAGAATAGATAGAGGAACAATAGCAAATATAAACAGAATAAAATTTATAGATTATTATGATGAATCTATTATATTTAATTCAGGGAGAAAAGTATATTATACAAAGAAAAAACTAAGAGAGATAAGAGAAAATTTGAAGAATAGAAAAGTTATAAGTTGTTTTGATAATTAATAATTATAGTTCGCTCAAGAAAAAGACCTTTTTGCGTATGAAAAAGGTCTTTTTGTGAAAGTTTTGAAAAAAATATTAATTTATATGGTAAAATATTTTGTGTGAAGCAAATAAAAAATTCAATTTTCATATGATATATACATTTCAACTTTCTCAAAGAATATACAATTCAAAATTATTCAAAATTCAAAATTCATATGAAAATTGAACTAAAAAAAGGAGATGGCTATGAAAAAAATATTATATATTTTATTCTTTTTAATTGGGACGTTTGCATATAGCTTAGAAATCGGATTTGGTTACAAAGCGGATTCACGTAATAGCTTAAATACAGTAGTGAATGGAAATGTAGTTGGATACAGTGAACAGACAGATACAGCTGATTACAAATTGTCAATAGAGGAAATTAAAAGATTTAGATATTTTGATTTAGGGATAGGTGTAGATGTAGATTTTAATGAAATAGGGGATGTTGTAAATATACCGGGATATTTGATTGTGAGATATGGAATGTTAAAAAAAACTAATTTTTCACCTTATTGTTATTTGAATTTAGGTGCAGTGAAGGTAGATTCATACAAAGAACCTGGAATTTATACTTCTTGTGGGTACGGTATTACCATTTTTAAAAGGTTAGAAGTTGAAGCTTTTTATGATTTTATATTAATAGAAAGAGAAAATGATTATTCACGAAAAATTGAATTTGGAGAAGAGACAGAATATCAAATAGAACACTCAAAAGAAAGTATAGGGATATTTATAAAATATAGATTGTAAAGGGGAGGAAGATAACTATGAAAAAATTAAAGTTTTATAAAATAGTTTTTATTTTTATATTTTTACTGTTACTGGGAGGATGTTTTGTTGTTTCTGAGTATGTTCATTTAGAAGGAATAGCAGTTTTTCCTAATGAAAAAATTGTAATGCAAAAAGGAGACACTTTAAAATTATCTGTAAATCAGATTTGTAATGGAGAATTAAGTGGTTCTTATAGTAGTGATTCTGGGGTAGCTTCAACAGTAGAAGCTGGAGCTAATAATGTAGAGTTAGTAGGCGATATTTTAAAAACCAAAAAAAATGGTATAGTTAAAATGAAATTTGCCTATAATGATAGAGAGGATTATTGTGATGTTCCAGATATAACTATTAAAGATAATATATATATATCGAAAAATATGTTAAAATTAAAAAAGATGCCTAAAAAAATTTTTTCCAGAAATAGAAGTATATATATAATTGATGATGAAGATTTTAATTTGAAAATGAAAGAATATAATGAGAATTTAGATGTTATATCTGAAGAAAATTTAGATACAGGATATAGCAATTTATTTTTTGATGAAGATTCTATGCAATATGTATATGAAAAAGGAGTATTGAAAAATAAAAAAACAGGAGAGGAATTAGAATTATCTGACAAAGGTGGTATATCTTTTTATTCTAAAAGTAAAAATAATAATTATCTATTTTATATAGATAGTATTAGAGATAAAATAGGTGTAATTGATCTTAAAAATATGAAAAAAGTTACAGAAATAAATTTTGATTACGATTATTGTAATAATTTATTGAATATATATATTGAAAAAGATATGTTTTATTTAATATATAAAAATGATGAGTTGGCAGAGAATATAGTTATATTAGAAAAATATAATTATAATGGTGAAAAAGTCAAATCAACTTCATATTTTATAGATAAATTAATTGAAAAAATATCAGATTATATTTATGATACAGATGTATATGATGAAGAGGGATTGATGTTAAGAGGAGATGAAAACAATTTATATCTTGGATATAATACAGAAATATTAAAATATCCAGGTGGCGATATTTTAACAATAGATAAGAATAGTTTGAAAGTAAAATCACATAAACATATAGATGGTTATTTTATAAATAAATTTGAATTGGTTGGAAATACTATTGCAATATTAGGAAAAACTATAAAAGAAAGAGTTCGGTTAGCTGGGAAAGATTATAGAGATGTTTTGATATGTTATGATAAAAATAGTTATAATATGAAGTTTATAAAAACAATAACAAAAGAAAAAATAGAACTTTTTACTGATAATAGATATTTATATCTATTAAGCTCTAATTTAGATGATTATAATTGTGAAATAGAGCAAATGGAAATTTATTAAATAAAGATATTTTAGATTATATTTCCGGTAATAGCAAAGGAGCGGAAATAAAAAGAGTTTTATTTTTTTGCAAAATATAAATTATAGAAAGGGTAAGGTGGTAATTATGAAAATTAGAAATGATAAAATGAGAAAGATAAAAAGAACCACAATAGTTTTAGGGTTAGTTTTTTCATTAATAGGATGTTTTTCTAGTGAAGACGGATGTGCAAATCCAAAATTAGTAACGGTTTTTCCAAAAGATAAAACAATTATTCAAACTGGTGATAGTGTGGAATTATTAGTAGCAGCAGTAGGAGCAGATAATAGATTAAAGACCTGGCAATGGGGCAGAGATTATAAAATATTTTCGATAATAGATTATGGAACTGAAAATATAGATATAATAGGAGATGTAATAAAAGCTAAAAAAAGAGGGCTAGCTAGAATTAAAGTTGGGTATAAGCCAAAACATTCCACAAGGTATTACGATAGTCCTATTTTAGAAATAAAAGATAATTTATATAAAATAAGAAAAAATAAACAATTAAATAAAAAACCAAAAAAAGTAATTTTTTCAAATAATAAGCTTTATATGGTTGAGACAGATAATTTTATACTTAAATTAAAAGAATATGATGATGATCTAATTGTAAAATCTGAAGAAGATGTTGTAGAGGAGAAAAATATATTTTTTGATAATGATTTAGAAAAATATACAGTTGAAAATGGTATTTTAAAAAATATTTCAAATGGGAAAGAATTAGAAATTTCGAAAACAGAAGCAGTAAATTATTATTTGAATGATGACAATAAAAATTATTTGTTATATAAATTTAAAGAGAATAAAAATAAACTAGGAGAAGTTGAAAATTATGTTGATAAAGTTGGAATTATAAGTTTAAAAAATATGAGTAAGATATTAGAACTTGATGATATGCCAGTAAGAATTTATTATGGAAAAGAAAAAATTTATTTAATTTCTAATATTCTAGAATTAGAAGAAGGCTTTGTGATAAAAACTTATGATTATAGCGGAAATTTTCTAGAAAAGAATTTATATAGTACAGGGAAATTAATAAGCGATAAAGTGGAAACTGAATATAAGGGTAAGCCAAGATCTATAGGAGAGAAAATTTTAATAATTAAAAGTGATGGTGAAAATTTATATGTAGCTTTTAATACAGATGAGGATAGATATCCAGGTGGAAATATTTTGTGTATAGATAAAAATAGTCTAGTTGTAAAAAGTCATAAACATATAAATGGATATTTTATAAGTGATTTTAAAATTTTAAAAGATAATATTATATTTTCAACAAAAACAACAGTTAGACGAATTTTAAATGTTGGAATTGATAATAGAAATACTATATTTGTTTATGATAAAAATAGTTATAACATGAAATTTATGAAAAATGTAACAAGTGAAAAAATAGATATTTATAATAATGATAACTATTTATATATATTAGGTTATAGTTTAGATGATTATAATTGTGAAATAGAGCAAATAGAAATTTATTAAATTAGGGAAATTAAAAGTTAATGACAAAAGTTTATTTTGACAGACCTCATTCCTTGTTGTCGTTTTCTCCTAACTTAGGAGAAAACTATAGCGTGGATATTGGGTTTATTGTTTTGCACCATTCTCCTAAGATAGGAGAAGGGCTGGGGATGAGGTCTGATTAAAATTAAGGAGTCGTATTATGAAAAAATTTTTAATATTTGGATTTTTTATACTAAATTTAACAATTGCATTTTCTAAAGATACAAATTTTTACAATCTAGAGTTTTGGAAAAAGTTAGAAAAAGTAGATTATCCAATTGTTTTTATACATGGGATAGGTGGAGGATTTAAAAACTGGGATATAGCAGCAACTTTAGTTTCAAATGAAAATTATTATGAGATGAGATATTTAGATGGTAAAGGATTATTTCATAACTATTTCCCAGAAAATCAAAATAAAAGTAAAAAGCCATGGGTTTGGAATGTATCATATTATACAATGAATCCACTAAAAGAATCTATAGAAGGAGATTTAACTACTTATGCAAAACGATTAGAAGAGATTATTGAAAAAATAAAGCTAATAACTGGAAAAGAAAAAGTAGTTTTAATTGCTCACAGTATGGGCGGCCTTGTAGCTAGGAAATATATGACATTAAACGATAAAAACTGGGATAGTGTATATAAAATATTAACGGTAGGAACACCAAATATAGGAGTTTCTACATCTGTTCCAATAGTTGGACAATTGAGAGATTTAGGTATGAATAATAGTTTTCAAAAAGATATGAATAAAGTTTGGTATTCCAAAGATTATAAGAAAAAATGGGGAGTAGTTGGAGGAGTAGAAACAAAATTATGGATTAATTATAAAAATAATAAGTTTGCAACTGACTTAGCTGGAATTGGATATGTAGAAATAAGATCTTCAATACCAAATGGCGAATGGAAAGAAGCGGTAAGAGAGTTAAATAGAGCAAAGTATAATACAAAGAATTATGGATTTAGAATAGCGGTATCAGATAACCATATGGGACTGTTATATAACAAAGGAACTTTAGAAGGAATAGTTTGGGCTATAAAAAAATAAAAGCAAAAAAACAGTTGACAATGCAACTGTTTTTTTGCTACAATAGTTGCATACACAACTAAAGGAGGGCAAGATGAATATTGCAAAA is a window from the Haliovirga abyssi genome containing:
- a CDS encoding LytTR family DNA-binding domain-containing protein, yielding MGKIGIIKDIQFYLLLENINIKLSFFEFEKGDSFFYEIDNSDIEVLLIPENLDNLYFILSKLKEMGIILIVFGNNIDGKILRDLYNFGLINNYIEKEEYLSIEKVIENEKKKIKRKKNFFVKVDDGKEVLIEIDKIEYIIYDRNRRKSILYFGNEEYYIGKNLSELEKYFQLFNFLIRIDRGTIANINRIKFIDYYDESIIFNSGRKVYYTKKKLREIRENLKNRKVISCFDN
- a CDS encoding esterase/lipase family protein — encoded protein: MKKFLIFGFFILNLTIAFSKDTNFYNLEFWKKLEKVDYPIVFIHGIGGGFKNWDIAATLVSNENYYEMRYLDGKGLFHNYFPENQNKSKKPWVWNVSYYTMNPLKESIEGDLTTYAKRLEEIIEKIKLITGKEKVVLIAHSMGGLVARKYMTLNDKNWDSVYKILTVGTPNIGVSTSVPIVGQLRDLGMNNSFQKDMNKVWYSKDYKKKWGVVGGVETKLWINYKNNKFATDLAGIGYVEIRSSIPNGEWKEAVRELNRAKYNTKNYGFRIAVSDNHMGLLYNKGTLEGIVWAIKK